In Calditrichota bacterium, one genomic interval encodes:
- a CDS encoding HPr kinase/phosphorylase, with translation MTNQKKYITVEQFYKENEKELKLEVIVNESGFNRRITDTEIHRPGLALAGFVEVFSYNRIQVLGNTEVTYLKSLPTEVRRHDLQRLLEFDIPLIVVTNRNPVDAELIKQCKQKTIPLLRSELVSTEFVRYVNEYLSDVFAPKVIVHGTLIDVYGIGVLLTGRSGIGKSEVALDLVERGHRLVSDDVVEIVRKAREILIGQTNSLLRHHIELRGLGIVDVQSMFGIRAIRIQKRIEIEVRLEDWDKQEDYERLGLEDKFVDILGVNIPLVRLPIYPGKNITVIVETIALNQLLKIHGINPAKKFNELLMKKIQEKKELHQYLKNDYE, from the coding sequence GTGACCAATCAAAAAAAATACATCACGGTTGAACAATTTTACAAGGAAAACGAAAAAGAGCTCAAATTAGAGGTTATTGTTAATGAAAGCGGGTTTAACCGGCGGATCACCGATACGGAGATTCACCGCCCCGGTTTGGCTCTGGCTGGTTTTGTAGAGGTATTTTCCTACAATCGAATACAGGTCCTGGGAAATACGGAAGTGACCTATCTTAAATCACTTCCGACAGAAGTGCGGCGCCACGATCTTCAACGCCTGCTTGAGTTTGACATTCCACTTATTGTTGTTACGAACCGCAATCCTGTGGATGCTGAGCTCATTAAGCAGTGCAAGCAAAAGACGATTCCGCTCCTGCGCTCGGAACTGGTTTCCACGGAATTTGTAAGATATGTTAATGAATATTTGTCGGATGTTTTTGCCCCCAAGGTGATTGTGCACGGCACGCTGATTGACGTTTACGGCATAGGGGTTCTTCTCACGGGGCGAAGCGGAATTGGCAAGAGCGAAGTGGCTCTCGATCTGGTGGAGCGCGGCCACCGGCTGGTTTCCGATGATGTTGTGGAAATTGTCCGCAAGGCCCGGGAAATCTTAATCGGACAGACGAACAGCCTGTTGCGTCATCATATTGAGCTGCGCGGTCTGGGTATTGTGGATGTACAAAGCATGTTCGGCATTCGGGCTATCCGTATTCAGAAACGAATTGAGATCGAAGTCCGGCTGGAAGATTGGGATAAGCAGGAGGATTACGAACGCCTGGGCCTGGAAGACAAATTTGTGGACATCCTTGGGGTGAATATTCCTCTTGTGCGATTGCCAATTTATCCCGGGAAAAATATTACCGTGATTGTTGAAACGATTGCACTCAATCAATTGCTAAAAATACACGGGATCAATCCGGCTAAAAAATTTAATGAGCTGCTGATGAAAAAAATTCAAGAAAAAAAAGAGCTGCATCAATATTTGAAAAATGATTACGAATAA
- a CDS encoding PTS sugar transporter subunit IIB yields the protein MPFSLVRIDDRLIHGQVVVGWVHAMRPDRIILCNDEVATSDWEKELYLNSYTDTDVEIDIWTMDETLAYLRSPEFLKEKVILLVESPKDAWNLVERGAPITEINVGGMHYKENAREITSYVFVSQDDINYFKRLHEKGIKIEARDVPNAKSQDLIERLDKVGKK from the coding sequence ATGCCATTTTCTCTGGTAAGAATAGATGACCGGCTTATTCATGGTCAGGTTGTTGTGGGCTGGGTTCATGCGATGCGGCCTGATCGAATTATTCTGTGCAACGACGAGGTTGCAACCAGCGACTGGGAGAAAGAGCTCTATTTGAACTCTTACACAGACACCGATGTTGAAATTGATATTTGGACAATGGACGAAACCCTGGCGTATCTTCGAAGTCCCGAATTCTTGAAAGAGAAAGTGATTTTATTGGTAGAATCGCCCAAGGATGCCTGGAATCTGGTCGAACGGGGGGCCCCCATTACGGAGATCAATGTGGGAGGGATGCATTACAAAGAAAATGCCAGGGAAATTACATCTTATGTTTTTGTTTCCCAGGACGACATAAACTATTTTAAACGGTTGCACGAAAAAGGAATCAAGATTGAGGCACGTGATGTGCCAAATGCAAAGTCACAGGATTTAATTGAACGGTTAGATAAAGTAGGTAAAAAATGA
- a CDS encoding MCE family protein, with protein MNIKSPEVKVGAFVVLGLFILFFGIIWAKGYSFSANKYKIDILFNNASGLGEGDPVTVNGVRKGKVDRIILMKNQVLVEVLLNKDVQLFQDARASIEMLELMGGKRVEINPGSKRPPLDLKHLKSPLIGNYTPSIPELIGMAGQMTQETREILSLLKTSIQSTIGDSAAQYSFRKSVENIEKVSNELAQLVHKNKNQLQTSLDYLNASTKQLNDLVVAHKTDIDTTLTQFKQFSIELNHFSNSLRSITLQIQNKKGTLAKLIYDEDMYNKFQRSASNLDSLSTSLRENLGKYLKGANFQLFKIF; from the coding sequence ATGAACATTAAAAGTCCTGAAGTAAAGGTCGGAGCCTTCGTGGTTCTGGGATTGTTTATCTTATTCTTCGGAATTATCTGGGCCAAAGGCTATAGCTTTTCGGCCAACAAGTACAAAATTGATATTCTTTTCAACAACGCATCGGGACTGGGCGAAGGTGATCCCGTTACAGTGAATGGTGTACGCAAAGGGAAAGTGGATCGCATTATTCTGATGAAAAACCAGGTGTTGGTTGAGGTGCTTCTGAACAAGGACGTCCAACTCTTTCAGGACGCCCGGGCCTCCATTGAAATGTTGGAATTAATGGGGGGAAAACGGGTCGAAATCAATCCGGGTTCGAAGCGTCCGCCGTTGGATTTAAAACATCTCAAATCGCCTCTCATCGGGAATTATACACCCTCTATCCCCGAGCTTATCGGAATGGCCGGACAAATGACACAGGAGACGCGGGAGATACTGAGTCTTTTGAAAACCTCCATTCAATCCACAATTGGTGACTCGGCGGCCCAGTATTCTTTTCGAAAAAGTGTGGAAAATATTGAAAAGGTTTCCAATGAACTCGCCCAACTTGTTCATAAAAATAAAAATCAGCTTCAAACATCCCTGGATTATCTGAATGCCAGTACAAAACAGCTCAATGACCTGGTTGTGGCACACAAAACGGATATCGATACCACGCTTACGCAATTCAAACAATTTTCAATAGAACTCAATCATTTCTCCAATTCCCTTCGCTCCATTACGCTTCAAATACAGAATAAAAAAGGCACCCTGGCGAAACTCATTTATGATGAAGATATGTACAACAAGTTTCAGCGGTCTGCCAGTAATCTGGATTCTTTGTCCACCAGCCTTCGGGAAAATCTTGGAAAATATTTGAAAGGCGCGAACTTTCAGCTGTTCAAGATATTCTGA
- a CDS encoding LacI family transcriptional regulator, whose protein sequence is MKVTITDIAKLAGVSKSTVSAVLNDNPLIKDETKIRVREAMKKLDYRPNELARALARKQTKTIGLIIKEIDNPYFARITSGVYDSANKEGYSVLLGSSELKPLQEQETLNVLLSKKVDGLIISSLRDNGDFTHLLDLRRRNVPFVLLDNFEMFQANIVDVNNVESGMKAVQYLIQKGHRKIAYLAGPDYSVHSYQRLEGYKLAHLSHNIPLDDALIFQAGSYLENGMEVGEHIARMSPQTRPTALYCFNDLVAIGSIYALRQAGLRIPDDMAVVGNDDTPLAQATFPPLTTVHIPIYEIGRQATELLFAQVRQKENPLNKKIILEAHLVERKSA, encoded by the coding sequence ATGAAAGTCACCATTACCGATATTGCCAAACTGGCGGGTGTGTCCAAATCAACAGTCTCTGCTGTTTTGAATGACAATCCCCTGATCAAGGATGAAACGAAAATCCGCGTTCGGGAGGCCATGAAAAAATTGGATTACCGCCCAAATGAACTGGCACGGGCTTTGGCCCGAAAGCAAACGAAAACCATTGGTCTTATTATTAAAGAAATCGACAACCCCTACTTTGCGCGAATCACCAGCGGTGTGTACGATTCGGCCAACAAAGAGGGCTACAGCGTGCTGTTGGGAAGCTCGGAGCTAAAACCCCTGCAGGAACAGGAAACCCTGAATGTTTTGCTCTCGAAAAAGGTGGACGGTCTGATTATTTCAAGCCTTCGGGATAATGGAGATTTTACCCATTTGCTGGACCTCAGACGCCGCAATGTGCCGTTTGTGTTGCTGGATAATTTTGAAATGTTCCAGGCCAACATTGTGGATGTCAACAATGTTGAATCGGGGATGAAGGCCGTTCAGTATCTGATTCAAAAAGGGCATCGGAAGATTGCTTATCTGGCGGGACCGGATTATTCTGTTCACTCGTATCAGCGACTGGAGGGTTACAAACTGGCCCATTTAAGCCATAATATTCCGCTGGATGATGCCCTGATTTTTCAGGCGGGTTCGTATCTGGAAAACGGAATGGAAGTGGGTGAACACATTGCCCGCATGTCCCCCCAAACGCGTCCGACGGCTTTGTACTGTTTTAACGATCTGGTAGCTATCGGCAGCATTTATGCCTTGCGACAGGCGGGTTTGCGCATTCCGGATGACATGGCTGTTGTGGGGAATGACGACACCCCTCTGGCACAGGCGACATTTCCCCCTCTGACCACAGTGCATATCCCGATCTACGAAATTGGCCGGCAGGCCACGGAACTCTTGTTTGCGCAGGTCAGACAAAAGGAAAATCCGCTAAATAAGAAAATTATTCTGGAGGCGCACCTGGTGGAGCGGAAATCGGCCTAA
- a CDS encoding 3-oxoacyl-ACP reductase FabG: MDIRLDGKKALVTGASTGIGRAIALKFAESGADVVLHYHRSREKAEESVSAIRKLGRKSLALQADFSKTEDITHVIEQTAAFFDGEVDILVNNAGTLLQRTPFAEASEDYWDRLMAINLKSVFMCSQKILPYMKEGSRIINISSVAARTGGGPGSVLYAAAKGGVSTLTMGMAKEFIQRGIWVNAIAPGVIDTPFHERFTPPDVRQKFLQSIPLGREGTADEIASVAVFLASRYSDYLVGAILDVNGGMWVG, translated from the coding sequence ATGGATATTCGTCTCGATGGAAAGAAGGCTCTGGTCACCGGGGCCAGTACAGGGATTGGCCGGGCAATTGCCCTGAAATTTGCTGAATCCGGTGCAGATGTGGTGCTTCATTATCATCGTTCCAGAGAAAAGGCGGAAGAATCTGTGAGTGCCATTCGGAAACTGGGAAGAAAATCACTTGCCCTTCAAGCAGATTTTAGCAAGACAGAAGACATTACGCATGTGATTGAGCAAACGGCCGCGTTTTTCGACGGAGAGGTAGACATTCTGGTGAATAATGCCGGAACCCTCCTTCAAAGAACGCCTTTTGCAGAGGCCTCCGAAGACTATTGGGACCGCCTGATGGCGATCAATCTGAAGTCGGTTTTTATGTGCAGCCAGAAAATACTGCCGTACATGAAGGAAGGCAGCCGGATTATCAATATTTCTTCGGTGGCGGCCCGTACGGGCGGCGGCCCCGGATCGGTTTTGTACGCCGCTGCCAAGGGAGGGGTGAGCACACTCACGATGGGGATGGCCAAGGAATTTATTCAGCGGGGAATCTGGGTGAATGCCATCGCCCCGGGTGTGATTGACACACCTTTCCACGAAAGATTTACGCCCCCGGACGTGCGGCAAAAATTTTTGCAGAGTATTCCCCTCGGCCGCGAGGGTACGGCAGATGAAATTGCTTCGGTGGCGGTTTTTTTGGCCTCCCGATATTCGGATTATCTGGTAGGCGCCATCCTGGATGTGAACGGCGGAATGTGGGTCGGGTAA